TTTCTCATTGTTTTCTAGCGGTTTCCGTGCCCTCCAACACCCCCCAAATGGCGCGCTCAATTCAGGGAACAGGGTGTTCGTTTGTGGTTCTTTCAATGTTTGGCATCGCCCGTCACAATGGGCGTTGGTAGGAGCGATTCGGGAATCACGTGGGTAATCGCGAACTGGTTTTTCAACGGCCTCTCACTTCTACCGCACTTGgtatcgttttttttgttggaaaaattaaCGTAGAGTACATCTATTGTTGTTCTAGTAGAGAAACTTTTACACTATTATCcatcattatttttaaaaatcaagacAAGCAACAATTGCTACCACGTCTATTTCATCTCccacattttttctctgaaagtcctgccagaaaaatttttcaaatgcatGTCTGTGTATTATTAGAGCAATTTTTGCGTGTTTTGCAAAATTGAAGCTCGCGATAATTGCAATTATTTCTTGGCTAAGTAGTATTTTCACATTCGCTCATCTGATATGCGAACTTAAGACTGTgtcctttctacttttttttggttttataTCCTTAAAttaattcttcaaaatatctAGGACATTGTTTGGTCCTCATGCATGCCTTTCTATAAGTTTGTACCATTTTTCCTTGGAGACCAACCAACACTGATGGATGTagtcttcatttattttgggCTAACACTTCAGCCAGCTCGCCCTCATCCgtgtctgaaaaaaatgaatatcgcGTGTGGATCTACACGAATCCTCTAATCGAACAACGTCCACTTTGCTCTGTAGTAATGTTCCTTTCTCTGAGTCTGGTCTTATTGAgttaacagaaaaaatgcGGAAATGCAAATTTTAGTGCTAAGAATAAGAACTAATTAGGACTGGTGCAATTGCTCAGTTAATTAAACGACAGCATTACTGGTGTAAGTCGAACAAGAGAGAGGAAAGGggaggaagaaataaatacaaaaaacctTTCCCTCTGATCGATGGACATTCCTCTTTATGgttgaattttcaatttttgtcgtTCCAGCTTCTATGAGTAGACGTTaagaattctttctttttttcttcgtcggTTTCGACCATTCATGCCGCTTTCGTCTATCGCTTAAAAGGGCACGAGTCATTAATGAGTCACGAGCATGTTGGGAACTTAGTCATGCCACAATGCCCATACTCTGAATCGGTTTCAGTTTCCGCGGCGGTGCCATCGAAATTTCACCACGACTACCTAATGAGCGAATGTTGTCCAGTATCGTTTAGAATTTTACTTTTGTCCTTTCAAACCCATTTCTAGTTGAATCACGTGATTATCCGACTCATGTGTCAGTCGTTTTGCAGTTCAGTGCAGTTTGACAATGGTTCTGCCTGCACCAACTTGTCCACCCCGTCCTTGCCGGCTAGGATCAGCGGAATGAAAGTCGCGCCCAGCACCCGCACTCACTCGCAgcaatttttgtttactgtaCCTTCTATACCACGATTCTTTCTGCCCTCACCTACCTCATACGATACTGCGCACAGATTTTGCAGATTCTGTGAAAACGAGTGTTTGTCTTCAGATGATCACCGCCGCTTATCgttgcttttttcaaatttttgaacgaTGAGTACCTGAATGAGGAAAAGCATTCATTCCAATTGCACTCATTCCGCACCTTCAGTAACGGAATCTAATtgaccaaaaaaaatgtccgcTACTGGTATCCGTGTTCTTCTCTTCTCCCTGTGATTTTCCTTCCtatgtttttttataaatCAAGTCTGTTTTAGTTCCTGCTTTACCACTATTCTAAATGTCCAGGTGATCCAGTGGTTATTTGTCTACGCTGGCTATTCGTAgcgcaataaaaaaattcattgaatCGCATACTTGCGTAGTCTAACAGCCCATGATCAAATTCACTAGCAGAAACTACAATTCCCTTACAGTACCTAGGTTGCATACTTAGGGCCAGAAATCACGGCTGTGGGATCGGTTAGCGAGCAACACCTGGTATCCATGACTTTCACTGGAGATCTCTCGGTAACCCCTCTAGGAGTTAACAGTAACGTCCACGACTTCTCCAGGAAAAAAGGAGTGTTTACTACACTTGCTTTCGCTGAGAGTACGACATTGGTGCTAAGGAATTTCACGGACACTGGTCATCTTCTTAGGAATTTTTGGCGTTCTCTGAAGGAATGATTGCAGAGCACCGGTAATATCCCCACGGTAGATGGTTCGACACCTCTTAAGGTCAGCCAAGTCACTCATCTCTCCTGGTAGGGTCCGCAAGGAGGAGCCAAACTGGTTCGGAAGGTTATGCATGGTCACTTGAGACACTTGTTGTTATCCACAAGCCCTTCCATAGGCACATAGGCCTCTACTAACCTCTACAAATGTGTTTAAAATCGAACACACCCCAAGGAAGGTCGACGCATACCTCTCTTTCTTTAAAGAGTGAGAAACAGAGGATCAGGAGGGTGTGCTGCGTAGATCGAGAGCTCCACCGGCACCGTGCAATTCCTAGCAGGCCCTAACTCGTCCGACTTCGTGGCAGTGCTGAACGATGTATTTCAAAGCGATCCACAGTCGCTACTGGTACATCCAGGTCTTGTTTCTCTAGACTTTCACCTCTCATTTCTGTAGATCTCATAAATTCAATAggttatttttagaaattctcgTCCTTTTCGTCATTTTGGTCTTTCCATCTTAAGGTGTTAAGCAAACAGTTCGGTTTCGAAAAATTCACATTCAAGCCATTTGCAAATTTGTTCTTTGCTCTTTCATTTATCTGCCCACCAATAAGCGTTTTTTCGGGTTTTTGGACTTTCCCCGGTGATCCACGGTGGGAAAATGTTATTCGAAGACGTCCTGGCAGTGGCGCTGGAACAAGAAATATCTCTTAGACGAGAGATGGGGGAGAGTAGCTTCttgctgtttctttttgtcatctcccttcatttcttttgttcttttgaatGAACATACTTGTAATAAGGCGTTGAGACCTCGATTTGGCTATACGATCATACGAATTCATTCATACCAAATCTTTCTATGAGTTAATTACATATGATTGACCACTTGTTCTCCTGACCTTTAGGACCACATTCTAATATTTTCGACAGAGCTCATGGTTACAGATTAGTGACTTAAGTCGAGCAAAACTTAAATCCAGAGGTTATCCGAACTCCCGGTCGCAAACATTTATCCCTAATCCCTCACAAAATCCTCGAACCAAAGTGTCGCTTTACAATGTCGAAGTATTTGTCACGGAAGCTGTTTCGCGTGTCTTTGATAAAAACtgtcaggtttttttttctgctcggGTCTGGACTGGAATCTCCAGGCTGGAATATATTCGCTGTCACAGTGCCACGTCGAAGTGTCACAATCTGCCGGGACAGCAACCCGCTACTGTGAGGATGTCAGCCATCCGATATCATACTCTTTTGAGATCGCTTTCACCCGGATGTGTGGTTGCCttcctctgttttttctccaatcaatttcttttattatgtTCTCTTTACTATTTTCTCTTTACTTTGCTgatttaaagtttaaagtttaaagtgttcggcgtcaatcaatccgcttgggatccgcccccgcgttcacttcaattcagaatcgtttgagatttacgaacgtgtaactgacctacacaatgacttgcggtggccagccgatgtgtcaagtcagagcttttatccttccacacaagtctggcactaatttatcgaccccggagggatgaagggcttggcgagcactagggcgaattcgaacctccgatcgatcgtgcaggaagcggaacctctagccgctacactacagcCGCCTTGTTGatttactcatttttattatttattactggtcagtttttttaaatataaaaatcgAACTGAGCGTTGAGTTCGAAGGTACGCCTTAGGCAGAACATGTATCTTCTCAAGGTTTAGCATGAATCTGCAAACTTCAGGAAAAACATGGGAGTGGACAATCTCTTCTGCAATCATGATCGGTTACCGTATTTTGACCAGAACATATAATTAGTGTTGaaagtttattttcatcaGGTGATTTTAAGCAACAGCTGTTGACAAATGACAGTTCTCCAGGAAATCTGTGCCCTCGTGAGCTATCAATTCTATTCTAACCGACCAAGCGGTTTTTTGCGTGTCCGccgcatattttttttccacaccgACAACAATGTCCGACAGCATCGTCGGGCATTGTTGCCAATGTGTTCATTGAGTttaatgaatggaaaaaatagtcGTGTATTGTGTGCTcgtttatattattttcttttttttctgagtttttctgcttctgattttcattttcatttcatgaatGACCAGGCTCCACACTATCTCCACTATTTGGTACTCTGAGCGTCACAAGAAGGCgcatcttgatttttttttcatcaaaaaatccTAAAGGATGTCTTCTTATGGAATATAGGCCATAATTACAAATGCTATTACAATGATACTCCTAGCATTTCACCTGAATATTATGTTTTAATTCCTCTGAACAATGTCTTCGAGaagaattttattgatttatttttatctgaaGATCAACTGCTAGTATCCTTCAAACTTCTCGATATTCACCTGGTTGTCCACGATTTTTTGTGCGACGATCGTGTACGTTGCGTACGAGAACGTTCACGTTATTCTTAGCACCGGAAGCACTTTAGGAGGtcatttcctggatttgttttttttttagctgagCTCTTCATTGCTGAGGACGTGCACACGCCCCTTCGAAGACGTCAAAGCTGGCATTTTTCGGGAGAAAGTGAAATATTAGGAGTTACACTGCTTCTTGTCCCGCCTTTTCTCTCACTCTTCGTCCtaatctgatttttctttcaactgaattttttgatttgagaGAGAGGCCAGTTATGTGTTCGTTCGCATCGTTCACCATCATTTCAACATCGATTTCTGCCCAGCTATAAATTCTACCCCTTTTATGTAATAGGGGTagaaatccacaatttttccGCATACTGACAATCTTTCCTGTTAGTCGTCATTAGCGCTCATGTCAGGAAGAATTCCGATTTCGTATTTTCACAATGTGCAGGAGCGAATTCTGTTTGGAAAGCTTGAAATGCGACAAACCTCCACTGAATTTTTAGGCCTTCTAGGAAAGGTTCCTcatgaaaaagggaaaacaattccaaaaaaacaagcaaaaaaacttCTCGCTCACTATTTTTTGAGCGCTCTTTTAATGATGAAAGTGATTTCTCCCATATTATGTCATTTTCCCATTGCATTGTGGCATCAAAACGTCTTCTTCTGTTTATTTAAAACTGTGCTCACCTCATACCTGAACAAGTGCTCATATTGAGCGATTTCCGGCGCTTCTGTTCTAGTTCGTGGAGCAGATGCACCGCCTGATAGCTCGTTAACAGAGTCGTATTCCTTCACCGCCCATGTTCACGTCGCTGTCGTAGAAAGAGATTCTGAGCGCAGCGCTTACGGATTACGGATATTCTGAATACTGCATGTTCAATTTGAGGAGAAGAGCATAATTCCATGGAATGAAATCTTCTTCCACAGCGGCGAGAACTGCGGGACGCCTCCACAATGGTAGAATTGTAAAGATGTGAGAATAATTAACGAAAGTTGAAGAAGTTTTAATTGTTCTCAGGCTACAGATCAATGAGAACCGAACTCTAAAAATAATACTTGGAGTTAAGGACTTCAATGCTGTCGAATGGTCCCttcaaaaattgatttgaTGACTCCCAATGATCGTTTCGGAAGGTTCTGAACGGATTGAACCGTCGAGAATAGTTTTTGGAACAGTGGTTAGAAGCGATCTTGTACGCACGTACCGTAAGCGCTCATTTACGGCGTCGGCTGCCGGCGGCGGTGGTGATGGCGGCATCAGCAGACGTCGGTTGAAAAGTTCAATAATCGAATCGATGTGTGCCGTGAAGCGAAGCCGATTCATCGCTACGCTGGCTGTTACCGGCAACGCGCCATGCGATTCTGATCAGCTGGACCCTATTCGAATGCATTACCCAATTGTTCTCAATCACTTATTTCGGCTCTTCACCCATTTATTCCACGAACCTCATTCTCGGTCTTTGTTAATATTCAAGTCATCTCAGTCCAGTAacttttgagaggaaaaaagatttttttgcgtCTCAGACAGACGTCGAAAACACCTTTTTATATGAGAACTGATTCTTCGTATGATTCTACAGTAACTAACGGAGAAGATCACTTCGTATTCCCTTTTTCCTATCATCGTGataatttttcactattttccactcattttgtttcctttttttccttcatctaTCATCTTCGATTCGAATTGCCCATTATGAATTGGTCACACGGTCCAGTTGCTATCATTTCTCGAACATTTTTGCGggtttttttgcagttttcaaCAACTACTGTTCTGTCTTCGTTCACACAAATTCATTGCAGCACTCACTTTTGCCCTCGAATTGCCTTTAATCCAAATACCTtctgttttccaatttttttttacttcaatgtAAAATTTTGCTGATTTCACTTCTTGAATCACAATGGATGTTTCcgatgttcttgttttttctttcttgttccgGAACGATAACGATCACAAACTTACAGTTCTATAAATGAAGAGATTTATGTGcacatttccagaattttctactTACCGTCATGAACTAGGCACATTTTACGAATTGGTAACAACGGCAGTGTTAATTTCGGCCAGCACAATGACCAACGCCGTCGATGGAATCATCACTCAGGTCAGCgccagaaaaataaaactccGGCACTTCTGGATTATTTTAGTAGTAGTTGAGGGTCTGATAAGAATTAGACGATTGATGGTGGACTAATTCCTAACTTCTGAAGCACATATATCGCTTTTGAAGCAAACGAATAAcatcaaaattctaaaaataacctatttttgtctttttttccatctgtTCAATCATTCATTTATAAAATTGCAGAGTTTAGGCACAGTGTGGTGCTTCTAACGGAGTGATGAAGAATGGGAATTACAGTAGTTGAACTGCTAGGATCATGGATTTAGGGGTGTTGGAACTCATATAAGACGAATAATTAGAACAAAACACTTTTTCCTCATACTCTCCATTGAAAACGAGTGAAATTGAGGATTACTCCAAATTATCAGTAAACTGCTGCTAGTTCACAGTTGTGTGTTGTCTTCTTTTTGAGATCCATCAAATGTGGAAAAGGTGCTGATTATCCGCAAGTGCAATCAGTCAACGATGGTCTAATCCCAGCTTAGCTTACAGTAACCCTATTTGTCCACGTCAGCGCCTCATGAAAATAATGTAGATATTAACGTCAATTGTTGTTAGATAACCCGATAAAGGCAGCTGcagatattttttatttcttttgcagTGAAAGATTTGGCACGATATAAATATGGgtgcttagaaaaaaaagaaaagaagaaaaaagaaaaaaactagacatCATGTACTATTCATTTTGAGATTGTTTATTGTCTTTACTGCTTATCATTTCAACAGCATTTGCACTTAGTGTAGTTTTCTTCCCCTCACTACTTGTCATTTTACTACCTGAACTTTCTCGCTAATCTAGGAGACATTATGAATGGAAAATCATTCATCAagggtaatttttttcaagaaatagtcCTCCT
The Necator americanus strain Aroian chromosome I, whole genome shotgun sequence genome window above contains:
- a CDS encoding hypothetical protein (NECATOR_CHRI.G2638.T1) — encoded protein: MNRLRFTAHIDSIIELFNRRLLMPPSPPPPAADAVNERLRTFRNDHWESSNQFLKGPFDSIEVLNSKYYF
- a CDS encoding hypothetical protein (NECATOR_CHRI.G2636.T1), whose translation is MRPSTVPKLAPLSRLRSFLKGRQRDDFRGGAIEISPRLPNERMLSIQCSLTMVLPAPTCPPRPCRLGSAE